The following proteins come from a genomic window of Rutidosis leptorrhynchoides isolate AG116_Rl617_1_P2 chromosome 10, CSIRO_AGI_Rlap_v1, whole genome shotgun sequence:
- the LOC139870086 gene encoding putative ripening-related protein 2, whose amino-acid sequence MIISNFEKGGDSWRAECDSKYHSNESFTVSLPTKFYKHGQSCNQEVTIYYKNIVVSATMIDECDCSEFTIIASQAVWEALRFLKVLGEKLKFLGHFPIEFEVCLMMGLLEIIG is encoded by the coding sequence ATGATAATTAGCAATTTTGAAAAGGGTGGAGATAGTTGGCGAGCCGAGTGTGACAGTAAATACCACTCAAATGAATCGTTTACTGTGTCTTTGCCCACAAAGTTTTACAAACACGGCCAAAGTTGTAATCAAGaagtcacaatatattacaaaaataTAGTTGTATCGGCTACAATGATCGATGAGTGTGACTGCTCTGAATTTACAATTATCGCGTCTCAAGCTGTTTGGGAGGCTTTAAGATTCCTAAAAGTTCTTGGGGAGAAATTGAAGTTTCTTGGGCATTTCCCGATTGAATTTGAAGTGTGTCTTATGATGGGTTTGTTGGAGATAATCGGTTAA
- the LOC139870087 gene encoding uncharacterized protein codes for MSPNATTPVHHLSLRSVLEKEKLNDTNFLDWYRNLRIVLKVKKKSYILDGPVPEEPPANATKSIRDAWTKHMDDSTEVACLMLATMIPDLQKDLEHHDAFEMLKQLKEMFQQQARQQRFETIRALHACKMAEGTSVSSYVLKMKSYIDQLERLRSSIGPELAIDLILNALPKSYDQFILNYNMNNLEKSISELHLMLKTAEKNIPSKTSEVLMIREGKIKKPQAKGKGKGKPKSQGNYKGKKFVPKDSIKKKEKPAKDATCFHCG; via the coding sequence atgtcaCCCAATGCAACTACACCCGTTCACCACCTTTCTCTAAGATCTGTCTTAGAGAAGGAAAAACTCAATGATACGAACTTCTTAGACTGGTATCGTAatttgagaattgttctcaaagtcAAAAAGAAGTCGTATATACTTGATGGACCCGTTCCCGAGGAACCCCCTGCTAATGCCACTAAGAGCATCCGAGATGCTTGGACTAAGCATATGGATGACTCCACAGAGGTAGCATGCCTCATGTTAGCCACCATGATTCCAGACTTGCAAAAAGACCTGGAACATCATGATGCCTTTGAGATGCTTAAGCAGCTAAAGGAAATGTTCCAGCAACAAGCTAGGCAACAACGCTTTGAAACTATCAGAGCATTACACGCATGCAAGATGGCAGAGGGGACATCTGTAAGCTCTTATGTTCTAAAAATGAAGAGCTACATAGATCAACTTGAGAGGCTTAGATCTTCCATTGGTCCTGAGTTGGCAATAGACTTGATCCTCAACGCACTACCAAAGTCATATGACCAGTTCATCTTGAACTACAATATGAATAATTTGGAGAAATCTATCTCGGAGTTGCATTTAATGCTTAAGACTGCCGAGAAGAATATTCCATCCAAAACCTCTGAAGTCCTCATGATTCGGGAAGGAAAAATCAAGAAGCCACAAGCCAAAGGCAAAGGTAAAGGCAAACCTAAGAGTCAAGGCAACTACAAAGGCAAAAAGTTTGTCCCAAAGGATTCTATCAAGAAGAAAGAAAAACCTGCCAAAGATGCCACTTGTTTCCATTGTGGATAA